AGACTTCGTTCAGGTCTGTTTCAGCTAgcttatgtttttgtttttgtgccatttcagattattattattattagttttgaGTATCCATGGGTTCTTGAGCAGGACACTATGAGAGGCTCTGTATATCATGTTCGTGAGTATGATGTCCACAAACTCATGCAAGTTGAGGAACCAATCGATATTTTTCTTTCACATGATTGGCCTCTTGGCATCACGGATTGTGGGGACTGGAAGCAACTTGTTCGATACAAACCTCATTTTGAGACCGAGGTAATTGCAACATTCCCTGGCCTCAGTTTGTAAATTTTGATTGCTAGTATGTATACTTTATTACTTATGTCATTTATAATGTAATTAGGTTCGGGAAAGAACCCTGGGAAGTAAACCTGCTGCTCAATTGCTAGAAAAATTGAAACCACCCTATTGGTTTTCAGCCcatctacactgcaaatttgCTGCTCGTGTTCAGCATGGGGAAGATGGTCCCGTGACTAATTTTCTTGCTCTTGATAAGTGTCTTCCTGGAAAGAAGTTATTGCAGGTGTTTGGTGTGCTTTGATTCTTAGAATGTTGTTTATAGGATGTTCCTTGTAGTCAGCTAATGGTTTTGTTTGTTGGCATGGTTTGAAGGTTCTTGATATTGACTCAGAGCCAGGGCTGTACGAGATTCAGTATGATGAAGAATGGCTAGAAATAACTCGAAGGTTTAACCCCATTTTCCCTCTCACAATCAGGAGTGCAAATTTCAGGTGAGTGCTTACTCAGGAATGTTATTGAGCATGCTACCAATAGGGGTCTTGGGTTGTGCTGACCATTCAAGCTTCCAAGCTCTCTGGTCTGTTCTACTTGTTAGAAGTAGCTGCAAAGTTTATTTCTATTTGTTAATCTAGGGGCGTACATATTGACAAGCAAGATTGTCGTCAATGGGTAAGGAGGAAGCTACAAGCAAGAGGAGCCCGACCTTTTGAATTCAGCCAGACAGCTTCATCTTATAATCCCTCTAATTCTGTCTCAAATGGCTCCTCGCCTGGTAGGAGTTTACAATGGGATTCATGTCTCCTTATTCTAATATCATGTTGAGTGCTGCTAAACCATAACATTTTGTTTTAATCTGTGTTTTTCTTTTGGCAGGATATACTCGGAATCCTCAAACAGAATCTTTGTTGCAGTTTCTGGAACTCCCTTATCTTCTTGATGACATGTCAGAATCTTCGGAAGTATCCAGGAGTCCTTTTCCATCAAGCAATAGAGGTAAAATTTCGTTCTCTGTCCTTGAAATGATGGTTTAAACTTTGCTGAGATTTTCTTAGAAGAATATATTTGAGTCTGTGCAGTTCGTTGTTAAAAACATTTTCCTTTAAAACAACCATAAATGTTTCTTTAAATTTCTTGAAGATGACAGCGAAGAGATTCCCATTGATGATGTGGACGAGTTAGAAGACCTTGCTGAAGAGGCTGGAGATGCTGAACATGAAGATGTTTGAAGATCCAGTGTGGTGATCATCCTTGGTTAGAGACATCCTTTTTGCTCTTCAAGAGTTtagctttttcttcttttggtggAACATGTAGCTTCTGTTAGTTTCACAATATTTGGGTTTGAGCGTGTCTGACCAATGCGTTTAGGCTCTCTCTCTGTAAAGGGTGTATGTATTCTAATTTAATGTAAATGCCTGGATAGGTTGTTGTTCTTGCCTTCTGGCCTATTTTTTCAGTCAAACCCCTTCCAGCCTTGTGCCTGTTCTTATTTTTCTCGTTCTGTTGATTGtaaaatatctctaattcagtttctattttttttttttttcctttctttcgtTCAGGAGTGAGTACATCTTATTCCATACTTGTCCCATAAGAACAAGAAGCATACCAAACATAGGGCATAAATACTTATAGGCTTCAGTGCTTTACATATGTGAGAGGCAATATTAGgagatttgaatttcaagtgtaTTTGGCTGCCGTTTATGACAACCAATAACAAGCTCTATTCTATTCTTAGTTCATATTCATACATACTGATGCTTTGACACTACAGGAGCTCACACTATAGGAGCAGCTCATTGCAGTGCATTCAGTGACCGGTTCCAAGAAGACTCGAAAGGAAAATTCACACTCATTGACACATCTTTAGACAATGGCTATGCAGAGAAGCTCATGAAACAGTGCCCTCCAGGCGCAAATCCATCTATAACAGTCCAAAATGATCCTGaaacttcctctttttttttataatcatTACTACGGCAATCTGTTGGCCCACAGAGGGCTGTTTCAATCAGATTCTGTCCTGTTCACCGACAGTAGATCAAGCAAACAAGTGAAGAATTTTGCAGAAGACCAAGTTAGATTTTTTGAGAGTTGGGTTCAGTCATTCTTGAAGCTTACTAGCATTCATGTTAAGACAGGTGATGAAGGGGAAATTCGAGCATCTTGTCCAACAGCTAATACATGAATTAGGGATATTAAATTTAAAGTGTTACTTTGACATGCATATGGTTAGATTGTATTTGTCCATTAGAGGGGTTTTTCTGCATTGTTTGCTTTTTCTGGCACTCCTTTCACAAGACCAGTACAAAATGTCCTTTGTCATGCGAGTAGAGAGAAAATCGAAATGGTTGCTATCTATCATAAGGGAACAAAGAATATGAGAGAGACCCAGAACACCCAGCTGGTACTTTTACCTGAAATGCGTTAAATTTGGTGCTTtgggttgaagatgaagaagatgtagAGGGTTCtcagtagaggtggcaaacgggccggcccggcccggtccattttaagcgggcctagtcgtgcttcgtgccgtgcttgggccggcccatttattatcgtgccgggctcgtgccggcccatttacttaaacattaagcccggcccggcccatggcccaagcccatatcatgtcgggccgtgctcgtgccgggtcaataacaggccgtgctcgtgcctacctactataaagcacgattttaaaatcttaatttgaacaaataaaaattaattttatttaactatttagaaaattaaaataaattaagttctacaacgtttttcttaatattagctttttaagattagatttctaacaattttttatatttcactataagaaagaaagaaaaaaaaaactcaaaatatattgtttttagtatattattgtgagattaatctttattaatataatgaagatttagtatctattattttttccttcattctatagttgtattattatgatattagtctttattaataaacatatatttaatatttagaaaaaatacttatgtcaaaacaatgatataatgttttgtttcattattttgacaatataaaagaaagtattggtggaattgtcatgagattttaaataaaaaagtctcatattcaaatctcatcattataaaaaaatgaaattttgtgtttgtaacgggccggcccacaatatgtagtgctcgggccgtgccagGCCCATTAcaggctcgggccgggccaatgggccaatattcttaggcccagcccgacccgttattctaatgtactcgggtcgtgccgggccactaacgggcttgggccgtgctgGGCCTTTTTTAAACGTGCCGGGCCCGTGTCGTGCTCGTACtttgtggcccgtttgccacctctagttctCATAGATGGAGGTGTGGGTTCTGGGCCTGTAACACTTAACACCCAAACAAGGCCACTCGTTTATTGTATATTTCTTATTTGCCCAAAATAATTGAGACAGTGAGCAATcatatttttaaaatatatcaattgtataatttggttttttttttctttgtcattTGATGACCACGAAATCTATAATCATATAGGATAAGGAAGAAACATAAGTGAGTTGAGATTAAAAAATTGGGAGAGGATCCTCACCTAAGCTTCTTATCCTCACCTACGCTTTTTATCTGCCTAAGCTTTTAATGACAAAGCGACACATGTATAAAATACATCTAATGGCTGATATTGATTTCCCCACTATACTATCAATCCTTTCTTCCCTTCGCGACATAGTATTGAAGCTAGCTTCAGCGTTTGAGACTACAACAAAACCAAGTACTCCTgcttcgtcttcttcatcaagctCAAAACCCAAGCTTTTTAACCCCTCCAAACAAATGTATCATCTTCATCTTAAACATGGTCATTCTTgcctttgcttttctttcttgttattatttaatatttttactCGTTGTTTATTTGGATTAAACAAGGATTTAACATAACCTCCATTGATTCAGATCTGAAGCTACTACCATTGAAGCTTTAAGCAACCAGTTAATTACggaaagattcaaactttgacGAGAATCAGGAATAAGAAGACATGGGTGTGGATTACATACTACAAGCTTTTACCAGTCGAGAAGAGCCCACAAACGATGAATTGAAGAAGGCTTATAGAAAATTGGCTAGGAAGTGGCACACTGATAAGAACCCCACTAATAAGAAAGAAGCTGAGACCAAATTCAATCTTGGAAACCAAAGGTTGGGCTTGAAGAAAAGACGGAATTCAAAGGTTTGGTTTCCATCCCAGCAAGATGGGTTCATGATAGGACTGTACAATTGAACCAAATTGTACACACTTCAAAGGTTGATGGAAATCTTCAAGCATAACAAATTTCATTCCATGAGAGGGAGAAACAAGATCTGGAAACTAGCAAAGAAGAAacaagagagggagagagagagagagagagagagggcgggAGGGAGGGACCCTGACTTATTTTTTGCCACAGCAGGGATtaaaaaatagataaataagTAGGTAGTTTCAAAAATCAATATAAGCCCTTGCATGCGATTTTATACACTTGTCGTTTTATCATTAAAAGCTTAGGCAAGTTAGGCAGATAAGgagcttaggagaggatcctctccttaaaaaaaattaacaaattacatataagttattgacaaaagatgacgatgCAATTAAACATagaaggactaaatcttacaaataaggacaatctgcacTTCACTTatcacatgtcatgagttaatttactttttttaccatttactacttcttttgacttcttaTCCCTTTACATCAAAATTACCAATGGTTGCAGATTGACGCATACGCATATTAggacatataaggactaaattttacaaataaggataatctgctctccactttgCTACATGTCAtgaattaatttacttttttactcttaactacttcttttgactttttttttatgttactttttttttttcgtctgagaataatccatttatgttactttttcttttcctgagaataatccatttatgttacttctcaaaagcaaaaaataaaaataaaaatctcttcCTTTTACACGTTGCTAGGAGAAAGAATCTCAGAGCTCTTCGtcaaacttctttttcttttttattgctAAACGTGTCATTGGTTCAGTAGCAGCTTCATTTGCAGTAGCAGGAGTAGTAACAGTAGCAGTATCAGGAGCAGGAGCAATTAGATCTGTCAATCCATGAATGACtattcaattcaatttgaacagTAGCAGATCATATCATTGACAGTAGCCGATCATATCATTGAACCAAATTGCAGATCATATCACTGAATAGTAGCAGAGCATATCATTGAaatcatattttgaaatcgTTGCATGATAGTCTCATCATCTATACTAGTAAAAATGTATTTCTTAATATATGAAATCAAGCTATCATTCATAAACTCGTCTCCCATTCAATTTCGGAAACGAGTCTTCACAATGTTCATAACAAAAAATATGCTCTCTAGCTACACTTGCAGTCGCAACTAGTAAAATCAATATCAAT
This portion of the Rosa chinensis cultivar Old Blush chromosome 1, RchiOBHm-V2, whole genome shotgun sequence genome encodes:
- the LOC112168882 gene encoding lariat debranching enzyme-like; translation: MNSFWKYYSGEEIAPYPTIFIGGNHEASNYLWELFEYPWVLEQDTMRGSVYHVREYDVHKLMQVEEPIDIFLSHDWPLGITDCGDWKQLVRYKPHFETEVRERTLGSKPAAQLLEKLKPPYWFSAHLHCKFAARVQHGEDGPVTNFLALDKCLPGKKLLQVLDIDSEPGLYEIQYDEEWLEITRRFNPIFPLTIRSANFRGVHIDKQDCRQWVRRKLQARGARPFEFSQTASSYNPSNSVSNGSSPGYTRNPQTESLLQFLELPYLLDDMSESSEVSRSPFPSSNRDDSEEIPIDDVDELEDLAEEAGDAEHEDV